The nucleotide window CCGACCCGACGAGTGACCTCGGCACTTTCTCCGGCCGGCCCGGGGGACTGCCCTGGACGCAGGCGCCCGTCGGCCGACTCGATGTCCCGCTGCCCATCGACCTGTCCCTGGACACCGTGGTCGTGTCGGGGCACGGATCGGGCGTCCATCCGGGTCTGGCGGGGGTCCCGACGGTCGCCGAGCCGACGGCTCCGCGTGCGACGACGCCGCTGCATCCGCTGGGCCTCGGCTCGGTGCGGCCCCAGCAGGCGATCATCTGCGGCCGGCCGACGCTGCATCGCGGGGTGTCCCGCCTGCTCGCCGACCCCGAGGTCCGGGTCTACGCACTGACCACCGGGCCGCGCTGGCCGGACGTCTCCGGCAACGTCTACGCGACCGGGACGCGCATCGAGGTCGTCGGCGAACCGCGTGAGGACTGGCTCAAGGAGTGCGCGGCGGTCCAGGAACGCGTGGCGTTCGCCGTGACCGCCGAACTCGACGAACCGGGGCCGGCGACCGGACTCCACGTCGCACGCGCGGTCGGCGACGCCATGGCCGCGGGTGACCAACTCGTCGTCGGGGCCAGCAACCCGATCCGCGACATCGCCCTGGCCGGTCGGATCGCCGACGGCGTGCGGGTCCTGTCCAACCGCGGCGTCGCGGGTATCGACGGCACCAACTCGACGGCGATCGGTGCCGCGATGGCGCTCGACCGGGACCGGGCCGGCGCGCGGACCATCGCGCTGATGGGTGACCTGACGTTCGTGCACGACGCGACCGGTCTGGTCGTCGGACCCGGGGAGCCGCGCCCGTCGTCGCTGCGGATCGTGGTCGCCAACGACGACGGCGGCGGCATCTTCGGCCTGCTGGAACAGGGCGATCCGCGGTACAACACCGGGGTGTACGCGGGAGCATACGAACGGGTCTTCGGCACACCTCACCGCACCGACATCGCGTCGATGTGCGCGGGTTTCCACATCCCGCATCGGCGGGTCACCGTCGGCGAACTGGGTGCGGTGCTGGCGCAGGACCCGGTGTCGGGCGGTATCGAGGTCGTCGAGGTCGCCACCGACCGGGAGCGGCTGCGAGCCGTGCACGCGGCGATCGCGGCACGTCTGCGGTAGCGCGGCGGCGGTGACACGGCAGCGGTGGTCGGGGCACGAACCGCCCGATCGATGCCCGCTAGGCTGAACGGCATGAATCCGGTGATCCAGCGACGCGTGCAGCTCGGTCTGCTCGTCGTCGGCGTCACGATCACCTTCATGGCGCTGACCCTGATCGCCGGGTGCTTCAAGAACGACTCGACGATCGAGGCGAGCAAGGCGACCGTGATGGCCGAGGTCGTCTCCGTGGACAGCCTGCATGCCGCGGTGAACTTCCAGACGCCCGACGGTTCGTTCCACAGCCCGCGCTTCGGGTTGCTGTATCCGACGGAGCTGAGTGAGGGGCAGCGCATCAGCGTGGACTACGCGGTCTACAACCCCGATCTCGCACGCCCGACCGGTCGCACCGCGGTGCTGTCGATCATCCCGGCCCTGTCCGTGGTCGTCGGGGCGTGGCTGGTCGTCGGCCTGCTGATGGTCGCGGTCGCGGAGTTCAGCCGGCGCTGGGCGCGACGCGACGAGCCGGACGAGCCGGATGCCGTTGCGGCCGAAGGAGACACGGCCGAGCGCGACGAGACGGTCAGCCCGGGATCACCCTGAGGGTTTCGCCGGTGACGACGATCGCCTCGTCGTCACGCAGGAAATGAAGCCGGTGGCCGGCACCGAATAGTCTCCGCGTCGCCTCGACCGGGCCGCGACCCCCGACCGTGCCCTCCGCGTGCGGGATCACCGTGACCCCGACGAGCCCGAGACCTTCGGTCGAGGTCAGGGGAGCGGTTTCGGTGGGATCGTCGAGAAGTGCCAGCGGCGCGATGTCGGGGCCCACCACCGCGGCGCCTGCACTGACCCCGATGTAGGGCAGGCCGGCTCGTACCGCGTCGACGAGCACACGGTCGGCGCCGGCCGCCCGCAGCGCGCCGAGCAGGTGAAAAGTGTTGCCGCCGGCGACGAAGACGGCATCGACCTCCCCGAGTCGCCGGGCGAAGGCAGTCGTGCCGGATGTTTCCGGGTCGAGCTCGGTCACCTCGTATCCCTGCTGACGTAGCGTGTCCCGCTCGAGGTCGAGCCACGCGTGATCGGGATAGATCGACGACGCGGTGGGCAGGTAGCCGATGCGGCAGCCCGGCCCGGTGAGCGGCGTGAGGAACCCCGGCACGGGGGTGAGCCAGCGGCTCAGCAGCAGCAGGTGGGTGTCGGCCACCTCTCCACTGTGCCCTGGTGCGCGGGCAAGGAGGTGTTCACCCCGAATTGGGCGGACCGACACGTCCCGGAGTGCGGGCCGGTCACGTCCACGGTCGACCATCGTGCTCATGCGCGTCGCGATCGTCGCCGAGAGCTTCCTGCCCCAGATGAACGGGGTGGTCAACTCCGTCCTCCGGGTTGTCGACCATCTCGAGTCCACCGGGCACACCGCCGTCGTCATCGCACCCGACACCCCGCGCGGCGAGCCGGGCGGGCCGCGGCTGGTCGGCCGCCGGACCCCGGTGCACCTGCTGCCGGCCGTGCAGGTGCCGCGGGTGACCTCGCTTCCGGTGGGAGTGCCGTCGCCGCTGCTATACCGCACCCTGCGCGACTTCGAACCGGACGTGGTGCACCTGGCGTCGCCGTTCGTGGTGGGTGCCGCCGGCGCGCTCGCCGCCCGAGCGCTCGGCGTG belongs to Gordonia sp. KTR9 and includes:
- the menD gene encoding 2-succinyl-5-enolpyruvyl-6-hydroxy-3-cyclohexene-1-carboxylic-acid synthase → MNRPAQNAPGPNPSTLQARVIVDEMIRGGVREAVLCPGSRNAPLAFALHAADATGRLRLHVRIDERSAGYLALGLAVSSGQPVPIVMTSGTAVANMGPAVFEANYARVPLVVISANRPYELLGSGANQTVEQFGIFGTQVRAAISLGLAEQDLDTNSQWRSAVGRVLAAARGARTGNAGPVQFDIPLREPLVPDPDELVGADPTSDLGTFSGRPGGLPWTQAPVGRLDVPLPIDLSLDTVVVSGHGSGVHPGLAGVPTVAEPTAPRATTPLHPLGLGSVRPQQAIICGRPTLHRGVSRLLADPEVRVYALTTGPRWPDVSGNVYATGTRIEVVGEPREDWLKECAAVQERVAFAVTAELDEPGPATGLHVARAVGDAMAAGDQLVVGASNPIRDIALAGRIADGVRVLSNRGVAGIDGTNSTAIGAAMALDRDRAGARTIALMGDLTFVHDATGLVVGPGEPRPSSLRIVVANDDGGGIFGLLEQGDPRYNTGVYAGAYERVFGTPHRTDIASMCAGFHIPHRRVTVGELGAVLAQDPVSGGIEVVEVATDRERLRAVHAAIAARLR
- a CDS encoding Type 1 glutamine amidotransferase-like domain-containing protein, which translates into the protein MADTHLLLLSRWLTPVPGFLTPLTGPGCRIGYLPTASSIYPDHAWLDLERDTLRQQGYEVTELDPETSGTTAFARRLGEVDAVFVAGGNTFHLLGALRAAGADRVLVDAVRAGLPYIGVSAGAAVVGPDIAPLALLDDPTETAPLTSTEGLGLVGVTVIPHAEGTVGGRGPVEATRRLFGAGHRLHFLRDDEAIVVTGETLRVIPG